GATTGTTCCGAAACATTACTCAAATTGAGTgaaatctctttctctttctttttcaatctatctctatctatctctctataTCACTATGTATGTAATGAAACGTAcgtaagaattataaaataagtgaAACAATATCTGTGCAAGAAGATTGGTTTCTTGCAAAAgcactaaaataaaattatatataataaaaaaatttaggaaTTTTTATGTGCACATTTActcaagaaaaatgaaaaatttcaaataaataacttcTAAGCATGCatagttataattattgtctataatataatcgaaattcatttaaaatttaatacaatattgtaaaaagaaaaatatccaaattctGCAATGGAAATGAACTGCGTATATGCTAAATTCTTTGATATCGCAGAGCAATTATAATCGAGTTGTagattttagataataaattgtagTATACGTATTaggtacaaaaaatatattgtatatatatttatatatatatatatgtatattatacattatatatttatatatacatatatatacatttatattaaatacataagcgggataaaaaattgtttattgcgCTATGTAATTTATTGGTATTACTATTGTTATTGCCATTATTGCAAACTTTAAAATGTAGACAGATATAATCATTCAAactttagaatattaataaagtcaAGTGATATACActtgcaataatatatattaaagaatgaGGTTTAAGAATGAATTTATAGACATCAAATTTTGATCGTATATCGTAACTGCTAAttgtcaatataaaaaatgtgttaatcggaaatataaatttatattttcatattttaattaggcCCATTGATACGCTATCTAATCAGTaatgcattaaattttattattttcattttatcatttattttgtcaagcatataatttcttattattttaattgtttagaaattttcatcttaattattatataaatttaataaaataaaaagaaaaagaaatatatatatgcaaatatatatatatatacagagtaAATTTCGTTTTTGGGTTATATCTTGGatataatgagaaaaataaaatattattctatgtttttttctgttcttcatataattatcaaattttacaagattaaaattataataattaataatttttttatttttttctatttaaaaaaagtacattttttttgtttctaaatGTATAGTCTCAAATAATATTACCTTCTTATTTTGCTTAACTtttctttgtataatttttttctatttctaaccAAATACGAAATGTAACTTATCTAAATTGtatggataattttatatatattaaaataacttagTAGTTGGGCCAATCCTTGCCATAAgtgatttatatgtataacattatagaaaattacattattatttctaataattgtaattattaatgaatatattacattcaTTGTAAACTAAATGTACTCTACTGCCGATTAATCTCAGACAGAATGATATTGCTGTAACATTTCCGAAAGTATGTGTAGTAAATTAAGATAGCGAtacattaaagaaatatttaaaaaataaaaaaaaagaagaaaatcaaagtaaaaaattcattgaaaaaaaataaaataggataagcaattatcataaaatggcACTTTAATTTCTTGCAAATTTTTCTGTATATCCTTTGatgtaatataagaatatttttaatttgtttttttttaaattagcgATATTAGACATATCTTAgtataaatgtgaaataatattatgtaaaatatttgttatctgttaaaatatttaatttgatactttattttattaatactaatgagaaataatgagaaattcattcttaaaaatcagtatcaattaaaattgctAACTgttatattaactattattaaaatagattagaaTAACCtatgatgatattaataattctgatattaataatctaaaaattaatttaaccagaaaaaaaatatttaattaattattctattttacctttcaatatttattaaaaatttattttttataatgttaatataacacagtaataaaaatttaatttttaattttaaatactttttatgacattttatttattaaaagacatATTTTTcatgcttttttttataatacttcgatgaatttacaatataatttctctctaatgttttttaaattatacgtaaactataaaatatagtcAATAGTTTAATTacgcatttataaaaaaatgtataacaagtatattgattaaaatattcttaaaattataatttctcataattaaaaatttcttttttattgtaattatgaaatcagaaatttttaataagatatcatttgaaaaataatatatataaatttgaaaaatatgaaaaaaatattattactaaaatgcaataaataataacgttaGTTTTATgaacattgaaattttcttgcaaatacaaaatttatatatttatgatttgatttcggtaattaattttttgttatcatatcataaaatattcataatatatttggtatttaaaatacatggaTTTATGtagaatttatgtattatgaatTAGGATACTATgttatttactataaaattttactattttattttctataaaatttaatttagaaataagtaatttgagttatatttcttttccttattGCTATGAattctgaaattaataaatataatcatatatataaatacaattgaaattttcttcttatattattcactctcttcagatattttttaatttgttaatttcatataataaggtaataattaataattgatcaaaCACATTGAACGTTTATATGATGcggcatatattttattcgtaaaacGAATTACAATGCCTTTTAAAATCatagcaaataaataaaatcgttcACGTAATATtgcattacaattatttatgtaaaattaaatcaaggtACGTATGTGGTTTTGTGTAATACATAGATGGTGGTGTGTGTAACGTTTTCGTgataattaagtatatatatatatgtataaaaaaaagtctcaCTTTTCTTCATCAATGTCAAATAACTATAACTTGACTTTAATATTCATGAGGTGAATTGAAATCACTtgatacgtataaatataaaaagttatcgtGCCAAGGTTACACATGCAAAACCATTTCGAATATTGCTGTCAACCTGTTTGTTAATATTAGATACATTGTTCTATTGTTAACTAGTTTTCTTCATGATTTTTAAAGatgattctttataatttttatcatttaaaaaaaaaagtatgccAAACTATATTGAAATGTAGATTGCAGGATGAACAAGAATGAAATTGCTTTTACAAGTTCCtttgaatttaaaacgatGATAAATCGTTAATATCTTGAAGAAGACTgaacgatggaaaaattattacaggtCAAGTTCGTGCTCTTTAAAATGAAgcgtatttcttctttttattttttctttttccgtgGTTTATCTTGTGGTGCTGGCAAATTTTCCTGTTTTCGTTTCGACGCAGGTTTTGCTCCAATATTGCCaccttttttcctcctttcttgtCTCTCTCGTTCCTCCAATTCTTGATTTTCACGTTCGATCAACGTGATCAATGTATTGCATCGCCGTTGTAGTTCTAAAGCTGTGCGCGATTTCACAAACCAATCAAAACGAAATTGTGGCGCCGATCTGACTGTGGCACGAAGCTCCTCGTATACGTTCTCTTTGTCAAAGCCGAGCTTGTGTAACATACACACGAGAAATCGATCTTCTTCCTCGGTATAATTCTTACCTTTGTTTGTTCCATATGCTATCCTCAATTGATGAAAAGGAGCACGGTACCTTGCCATTTTGGCATCCAAAGCTTTTTTGATTCCGGCTCGTCTCTGTATTTTTGCTTCTCCTCTTTCAATTTGAGCCATTACTCTGTCTATATCTTGTAATTCATGACAACGTTCCCAAAAAACAGCTGAGTATTCCATGACTTCTTCGGGAGTTTTTCCTTCTACTTCTTTAGCTATATTCTCGATATCATCTCGaccatatttttcattggcTTTTATGAATTGATTAAAGTCTCTTTTTGTCCAATTCGTAAATCCTTgagtcaataatttttctttttctgcaaCTTCATCGTCGGTTAAAGGTTGAGCTTCGTCTATTTTACGTTGCTCTTCCTTTTGAATTCTGGCAGCATCCGATCCAAGTTCTGGATTCTTTGGAACTTTATATCCAACTGTTTGTCGAAAGTAATATATCTCCTGATCAagtaattcgaataatcgtgGCGGGAAAAACTGGAAATCTTGAACAATTGGTTGTTTTGGGGGTCTAGGTGCTTTTGGAGCTTTTGGTTCTGAAACTCTAAGAGCTTCTCTGAAATATGCATCAACTGCGTAATTGGCTTTACGCTCACGTTTCGGCGGTTCTATCCAATTCCCTATAccaagaattttttgtttttcacgaTAATCCTCACCTTCAAATTGATAGACAGAATCCGTGGGTGCATCTACAGTAAAGTTACGTAAAGAAGATTCACCCAAACTTTCTAATTTCTGTTTCATCTCCTCGGTTCTAGCTTCACCTTTTTGAAGAATGGTATCTATATCTTCGTCTGTAATAGCACTGTCTTTAGATGCAAATACTTCGTTTGCGCCATGCCTGAtcatatttaacatttcatcTTTATTCAACGCTGTTTGCTTCGCATCCACTAATCGTCCTTGTTGAATAACTAACTTATCTAAACGTAATTTAACTTCCGCACGTTCCACTATCTTTTCTTCTACAGTGTTTTCTGTAATAAACCTAAATACACGAACTTGTTTTTGTTGACCTATGCGATGAGCTCGATCCATCGCTTGTAGATCCATTTGTGGATTCCAATcagaatcataaataataactacATCTGCCGTTGCTAAATTAATACCTAAACCACCGGCACGAGTTGATagcataaaaatgaatttctcgCTTCCCGGTGCGTTATATTCGTTAATTTGACGTTGTCTATCTTCATGTGCTGTATTACCATCTAAACGACAATATTGAAAACCTCTCCAGTGACAATAATCTTCTAAAATATCTAACATTCTGGTCATTTGACTAAATATGAGAACTCGTGATTCTTGTTGTTGTAATTTTGGCAATAATTTATCCAAGATTACCATTTTACCACAATTATAAACGAGATGTTCATCAGTTGTATAAGGAGGTCCAGGTTCTGCACCATCAAATAAATATGGATGATTACAACATTTGCGTAGctgcattaaaatattctgtaatctcattttttcaatcttccCTGCACCATTCactatatctatatctttcATAAGTACCTTAGTATACCATTCTCTTTGCATTTTACTAAGACCAATGTatactttaatttcttttttaggtTTGAGTCCTTTCTCTACTTCAGATTTCAAACGTCTTAAAAGGAATGGTCGAAGAACAGCATGTAATCTCTCAACTAAAGAATTATCACCTAAGAAGCTATTAGTATTAAACCACGAATCAAAATCATCTGAACTATTAAATACATctggtaataaaaaattgagcaAGGACCATAGTTCATGAAGATTATTTTGTAAAGGTGTTCCTGTTAATAGAAGACGATTGGCTGTTTTAAACTCTCTTAAGATTtctgataattttgatttttcattttttattctatgagCTTCATCAATTACCATATAACGCCAATTGAACTTCTTGAAcactgatttttcttttataaccaTTTCATAAGATGTTACACAAACATCCCATTCTCCAGGCATCATAACTTCTCTAATGAAAGTATTTCGAGTCTCTGCATCTCCAATAAGACACACTGCTCTTAAACTTGGacaccattttttaaattcattcatcCAATTTGCCAAAGTAGATTTAGGAACAATGACTATATGTGGGCCaggaatatttctaaaatgttTCATGTATCCTAGCAGTGAAATAGTTTGGAGAGTCTTACCAAGACCCATTTCATCAGCCAAAATTCCATTGATACCATGCTCGTATAATGATATCATCCAATTCAAACCTCTTATTTGATAATCTCGTAACTCACCGGATTTGATGTAATGTGGCGAAGATTCGAAACGCGTCGTTGGCGCAACACTAGCATTACTTTCAGCCAAtaattcttcatcttcttcttgttctgtCTTACGGTGTCTATGATCACCGGAATCAGTTTTCGCTTGATTTTCTGGCTGTTTTCTAGGTCTGCCAGCTTTAACTTTTAATGGACTCCCAGCCTTATCTTTCTGATTATTTGTCATAAAATGGGAAAATATTTCAGTCTGTTTTAGTAAATAATCAAATCGTTTACTTCGATCAGTTTCTAGTTTTGTTTCAAAATCACCACCTCGAGACGACGTGGTTTCGGCCGAAGATCCATTTGAATTGTCTCCCGTATCTCCTGTGTCTGCATTTTCGTCAGGTTTTgacattttgattatttttgtgaCGTACTTTTTACGTGTACaagtaaagttttatataatttgacatatatttaaatatgtgcTTGATTTAATTGAGTATTCGTGTATTAAATCCGATCTTTACCGTGATGATCACAAACGCATAACATCAATCACCGCCATAGTGGATCGTGTTATCCCTCCAAAACTACGCTATAAATAACGCCATCTATAAGTATTTGTCGAATACGTTATATTATGAGAgggaatattcaaatatattttaaacaaatattgcgtattttcaaacatatttattgatagaaattatattaatgatatatattatgctttttttacttaatgaaaagtttcgaaataaaattcgtatatttgaaatgataatttttttttaataatatattttaaaatgtatatttgtaaatatttttattcattttttatttttatatttttaatattttgcatgaaattaaataatattaatgtaattattaaaaaaaaaatataattataataatttgttataatatttctaaattacatttataaatttttaaattataaaaagaataacaataatatatttatactttaaaatagaatgaatatcgatgaaagaaagaaatattatttttattagaaattgatcATTTTCCATCGATATTGTTTCCTAGACGACAAATTCGCGAACAGGTAACAAACAGTATAGTTGACACGGTGTACTACTGTATACTACTACGTTATCCAAGTTAGTCTTAGGCTCGCTTCGTACTGTAATATTTTGAGAACttcaatttgtttcttttcaaagtttttgttCTTAATAGATCGATATTTGTTAAAACTTGAGAAATGTCCCTTGCAGAACAATCAATTTCAGAACATGAAGTTATTGTACCACCTAATTTGCCACTAATTTTAAAGGAATTTTGTAAGGCGGCTATTCGAACTCAACCGTACGATTTACTTTTATGGTCCAGTTCGTATTTTCGAGCATTGGCCGATGGAGAAGAACCACCTACAAAATTGAGATTGGAATATCCACCACCGAATACAGCTTCCGGTTTGACTCTCGGTTTCCTGAGAATTTTACTTCGACAATTTGGAGGTAATaatcatttgaatataaatattacattacattatagcgacatatattactttttatcgattattttcgtaataatattcgaagacATTCTATGctgtacattaaatatttaaataatttttaataaatagaaataaaatgtaaatgaatgaaacatttttaaattatgcgaataaatatcttttttttttttttaaaaaattgtattttcaaaataatatttttcgaacagattataataaatttttacccgTGGAAACGATTTTAAGACGATGGGACTGCTTATGCTTGGATCGTcgagatttaaatttgattttgatgataggaaaatttcgacgaaaatgccaagtaaaaaaatttttggcaaTCGCCGTTGGACTTTTAAGTTCAAGTCTCTTTGAAACAATGCTTATGATTTGTGAACTGTTCACTCATGAACCTGAAGGTGGATCTGCTATGGTTCCCGTTacattttttttggaaatatatgggtacataataaatttatacaatatataacatgttaatatttataatatttaatattatttcatatatattttattacataaatttataattaataatattaatacttatacATTTTCTAGATATCTAGCGGGACTTCGTTGTGATGGAACTGAAAGAGATCCTGCCGATGAAGATCCaacagaatttattatatgggattctgaatattttggaattcaagaaaaaaacaaggaaaaattttttttagatcgtGCTTGTTCAGTTACGAGCCAAGATACTGAAGCTGATGTGAATTTAGATTTGGAATTAGTATCAAGAGAAGATATTGATTCTTCAAgaagtaaatttttctaataatcttattttttatatttttcacttaatttagaaaaaattttttttacagcgGACATAACACCACAATTGAgcgacaattatattaattacaaaaaaacaattgaagaTGAAGTGAAACAAGATTTATATAGTAAGAAACTATTGAAAATGGAATCTGAGACTTTTGTTAATGATACTGAATCAAGCAAAAAAGTAGATTTTAATGATgaacagaaattaaataaatatgaaaatatatcagcGAAGAACGCGACTAATAGCAGTACATCAGAAGAGAGTTATAGTAAGAAACATAGTATACGAAATACAGAAGATAGAAATGCaagcgaaaaaaggaaaaaaaacaaggCTTTAGATCCAAAAATACTCAAGTATTACCCTAATGTTCCTGGTGagacaattaaaaatcattaattataaatggaatcgttattttttttaat
This DNA window, taken from Apis mellifera strain DH4 linkage group LG12, Amel_HAv3.1, whole genome shotgun sequence, encodes the following:
- the LOC412742 gene encoding chromatin-remodeling complex ATPase chain Iswi, which encodes MSKPDENADTGDTGDNSNGSSAETTSSRGGDFETKLETDRSKRFDYLLKQTEIFSHFMTNNQKDKAGSPLKVKAGRPRKQPENQAKTDSGDHRHRKTEQEEDEELLAESNASVAPTTRFESSPHYIKSGELRDYQIRGLNWMISLYEHGINGILADEMGLGKTLQTISLLGYMKHFRNIPGPHIVIVPKSTLANWMNEFKKWCPSLRAVCLIGDAETRNTFIREVMMPGEWDVCVTSYEMVIKEKSVFKKFNWRYMVIDEAHRIKNEKSKLSEILREFKTANRLLLTGTPLQNNLHELWSLLNFLLPDVFNSSDDFDSWFNTNSFLGDNSLVERLHAVLRPFLLRRLKSEVEKGLKPKKEIKVYIGLSKMQREWYTKVLMKDIDIVNGAGKIEKMRLQNILMQLRKCCNHPYLFDGAEPGPPYTTDEHLVYNCGKMVILDKLLPKLQQQESRVLIFSQMTRMLDILEDYCHWRGFQYCRLDGNTAHEDRQRQINEYNAPGSEKFIFMLSTRAGGLGINLATADVVIIYDSDWNPQMDLQAMDRAHRIGQQKQVRVFRFITENTVEEKIVERAEVKLRLDKLVIQQGRLVDAKQTALNKDEMLNMIRHGANEVFASKDSAITDEDIDTILQKGEARTEEMKQKLESLGESSLRNFTVDAPTDSVYQFEGEDYREKQKILGIGNWIEPPKRERKANYAVDAYFREALRVSEPKAPKAPRPPKQPIVQDFQFFPPRLFELLDQEIYYFRQTVGYKVPKNPELGSDAARIQKEEQRKIDEAQPLTDDEVAEKEKLLTQGFTNWTKRDFNQFIKANEKYGRDDIENIAKEVEGKTPEEVMEYSAVFWERCHELQDIDRVMAQIERGEAKIQRRAGIKKALDAKMARYRAPFHQLRIAYGTNKGKNYTEEEDRFLVCMLHKLGFDKENVYEELRATVRSAPQFRFDWFVKSRTALELQRRCNTLITLIERENQELEERERQERRKKGGNIGAKPASKRKQENLPAPQDKPRKKKK
- the LOC725157 gene encoding uncharacterized protein LOC725157 isoform X2; this encodes MSLAEQSISEHEVIVPPNLPLILKEFCKAAIRTQPYDLLLWSSSYFRALADGEEPPTKLRLEYPPPNTASGLTLGFLRILLRQFGDYNKFLPVETILRRWDCLCLDRRDLNLILMIGKFRRKCQVKKFLAIAVGLLSSSLFETMLMICELFTHEPEGGSAMVPVTFFLEIYGYLAGLRCDGTERDPADEDPTEFIIWDSEYFGIQEKNKEKFFLDRACSVTSQDTEADVNLDLELVSREDIDSSRTDITPQLSDNYINYKKTIEDEVKQDLYSKKLLKMESETFVNDTESSKKVDFNDEQKLNKYENISAKNATNSSTSEESYSKKHSIRNTEDRNASEKRKKNKALDPKILKYYPNVPGIGPRLSAEEVASVAIWLSECAKVQEGMVGPRNLRHMNCPPLDRQQTSDS
- the LOC725157 gene encoding uncharacterized protein LOC725157 isoform X1, translated to MSLAEQSISEHEVIVPPNLPLILKEFCKAAIRTQPYDLLLWSSSYFRALADGEEPPTKLRLEYPPPNTASGLTLGFLRILLRQFGDYNKFLPVETILRRWDCLCLDRRDLNLILMIGKFRRKCQVKKFLAIAVGLLSSSLFETMLMICELFTHEPEGGSAMVPVTFFLEIYGYLAGLRCDGTERDPADEDPTEFIIWDSEYFGIQEKNKEKFFLDRACSVTSQDTEADVNLDLELVSREDIDSSRKKIFFTADITPQLSDNYINYKKTIEDEVKQDLYSKKLLKMESETFVNDTESSKKVDFNDEQKLNKYENISAKNATNSSTSEESYSKKHSIRNTEDRNASEKRKKNKALDPKILKYYPNVPGIGPRLSAEEVASVAIWLSECAKVQEGMVGPRNLRHMNCPPLDRQQTSDS